In Fluviispira sanaruensis, a genomic segment contains:
- a CDS encoding transposase codes for MTTYHCRIKDSGRANKVLSKMSRSVNMVWNFCKQTQKEALKNKSVKLIDDKKSGKKISIPYFFSSSEMDGLVAGSSKELCLHSQTVQAISQEYITRRIQFKTLLRWRGKRTLGWIPFKASAIKIQNRKIFYNKNEFSFCNSRDLPEDAKIKTGSFCQDKSGHWYLNVTFESEKIGIKREDDKEIGIDIGIKTLATCSNGEKIERPNLRKNALAKLRYLKRCQSFAQRKQSKCKKYRELPKAKQERKLHVKVANIRQDYLHKESTKLAKKCSLIVVGDVPCKLMNRNKKLSGISLDSGIEMFKSMLKYKAVRAASTYKEISERDSSRTCSKCSEKLPRIELGVRHWSCEKCGAVHDRDVNAAINILQSYRAGHPIGHDRQTRAKKNSS; via the coding sequence ATAACAACATATCACTGCAGAATTAAAGATTCAGGGAGAGCAAATAAAGTGCTTTCTAAGATGTCTCGTTCTGTAAATATGGTATGGAATTTTTGTAAGCAAACTCAAAAAGAGGCTCTTAAAAATAAATCCGTTAAGTTAATAGATGATAAAAAATCGGGTAAAAAAATTTCTATCCCGTATTTTTTTTCATCTTCAGAAATGGATGGATTAGTTGCAGGGAGCTCAAAAGAACTCTGTCTACACTCTCAAACAGTTCAGGCTATTTCTCAAGAATACATCACACGCAGAATTCAGTTTAAAACACTGTTGCGTTGGCGCGGGAAAAGAACTTTAGGATGGATACCGTTTAAAGCATCCGCAATAAAAATTCAAAATAGAAAAATCTTTTATAATAAAAATGAATTTTCTTTTTGTAACTCAAGAGATCTTCCAGAAGATGCAAAAATAAAAACAGGCTCATTTTGTCAAGATAAAAGCGGACATTGGTATTTAAATGTCACATTTGAAAGTGAGAAAATAGGAATTAAAAGAGAAGATGATAAAGAAATTGGCATAGATATTGGGATAAAAACTCTTGCCACATGTTCAAATGGTGAAAAGATAGAGCGTCCAAATTTAAGAAAAAATGCTTTAGCAAAACTTCGGTATTTAAAAAGATGTCAAAGTTTTGCACAAAGAAAGCAATCGAAATGTAAAAAATACCGAGAATTGCCAAAAGCAAAACAAGAAAGAAAACTTCATGTAAAAGTGGCAAATATCAGACAAGATTATTTGCATAAGGAATCAACAAAACTTGCTAAAAAATGTTCCCTTATTGTTGTAGGTGATGTTCCTTGTAAATTAATGAATCGCAATAAAAAGCTATCAGGAATATCATTAGACTCAGGGATTGAAATGTTTAAATCAATGTTAAAGTACAAAGCCGTTAGAGCTGCTTCAACATACAAAGAAATTTCAGAAAGAGATTCAAGTCGGACGTGTTCAAAGTGCAGTGAAAAACTGCCACGGATCGAACTTGGAGTAAGACACTGGAGCTGTGAAAAGTGCGGAGCTGTCCATGACAGAGACGTAAATGCTGCAATAAATATATTGCAATCATACAGAGCTGGTCACCCTATCGGGCATGATAGGCAGACTCGTGCAAAGAAAAATTCTAGCTAG
- a CDS encoding SEC-C metal-binding domain-containing protein — MKENINLKIPQNTALEKLYNTFSYEKFLEEIRLLCKQIAIKISYFNPLELLNKAYWEYVKSNFGNVAEADLSREQIDSYQLLEFIQTCIISFSPQKNYSDLNNEDFVYIKTKVKKLFSKLDIEYYLIHFSSDKYVSIFSKEEKEIYLILLSSWISIRGKRYLNHEKEHLVTLLSPHNEALEKIFNVNGEQIADGINEMIIHLISGPKKLNEFMSFYHNNIEGLNNNSNNYLNIKNIFDDIFKFELFNVKKVTNLPTLLLEALSHEPGQDQFFFDTLKDSKYSGTPFKRSPIFSFPLLKINDNYYTFHPYIFCDHLYRNIQSIILNQDSNYSEIWNEKQKNITEKLPFELFTKNLPNAQSFYNFYYLGKDKLGKNIWIECDGIILFDQFLFILEVKSGKGSIQSPIENIASHLKIINDLLVNPAEQGRRFLKHFKENKSIELYDSNKKSKKVIYSLEKNKIKKIAIVAVSLEQLTDISSRIQHFQKFALDIDLDPVWIVSIDDLRVYRDILCGPIIFTHFIVKRLEAFKNDKLYSSDELDHLGLYLEKNCYSDDVNKVENNKIILPLGYRNRIDEYYFNLLCKSNNTIPPSQNLPITLKNLLDILEKEAKPGFIWVGHHLLDFDNSTRILISNKIADITMLQISQGIIRPFTILSEISFSFVILTPNINLSSNFIPKDYALSNMLIQKKEESLLLIMNINKLNQISSCEFFFLSNKDLNDGYSEKIKNDVKLLIQQRINTYFNINKLGRNDKCPCGSGKKYKKCHINSVNEN, encoded by the coding sequence ATGAAAGAAAATATTAATTTAAAAATCCCTCAAAACACAGCTTTAGAAAAACTATACAATACTTTTAGTTATGAAAAATTCCTAGAAGAAATAAGATTATTATGTAAACAAATTGCTATAAAAATATCTTATTTCAATCCTTTGGAACTATTAAACAAGGCTTATTGGGAATATGTAAAATCTAATTTTGGGAATGTAGCAGAAGCTGACTTGTCCAGAGAGCAAATAGATAGCTATCAGTTACTAGAATTTATTCAAACTTGTATAATATCATTTTCTCCTCAAAAGAATTATAGCGATTTAAATAATGAAGATTTTGTTTATATAAAAACTAAAGTTAAAAAATTGTTTTCAAAATTAGACATTGAATATTACTTAATCCACTTTTCAAGTGATAAATATGTCTCTATTTTCAGTAAAGAAGAAAAAGAAATTTATTTGATATTACTTTCAAGTTGGATTAGTATAAGAGGAAAAAGATACTTAAATCATGAAAAAGAACATTTAGTTACTCTTTTATCTCCTCACAATGAAGCACTTGAAAAAATATTCAATGTAAATGGTGAACAAATTGCCGATGGAATTAATGAAATGATAATTCATTTAATTAGTGGTCCTAAAAAATTAAATGAATTTATGTCATTTTATCATAATAATATAGAAGGTTTAAATAATAATTCAAATAATTATTTAAACATAAAAAATATTTTTGATGATATATTTAAATTTGAATTATTTAATGTAAAAAAAGTTACAAATTTACCTACGTTATTATTAGAAGCTCTTTCTCATGAACCAGGACAAGATCAATTTTTTTTTGATACTTTAAAAGATTCTAAATATTCTGGTACACCATTTAAACGATCGCCGATTTTCTCATTCCCATTGCTTAAAATTAATGATAATTATTACACTTTTCATCCTTATATATTTTGTGATCATTTATATAGAAATATTCAATCTATTATCTTGAATCAAGATTCTAATTATAGTGAAATATGGAATGAAAAACAGAAAAATATTACTGAAAAACTTCCGTTTGAATTATTTACGAAAAATTTACCTAATGCCCAGTCTTTTTATAATTTTTATTATCTAGGTAAAGATAAATTAGGAAAAAATATTTGGATAGAATGCGATGGAATTATTTTGTTTGATCAATTTTTATTTATTTTAGAAGTCAAAAGTGGTAAAGGAAGTATTCAATCACCTATTGAAAATATTGCTTCACATCTTAAAATAATAAATGATCTTTTAGTGAATCCTGCAGAACAAGGAAGACGTTTTTTAAAACATTTTAAAGAAAATAAAAGTATTGAATTATATGACAGTAATAAAAAATCAAAAAAAGTAATATATAGCTTAGAAAAAAATAAAATTAAGAAAATAGCTATTGTTGCCGTATCATTAGAGCAACTAACGGATATAAGTAGTCGAATTCAACATTTTCAAAAATTTGCTCTTGATATTGATTTAGATCCTGTTTGGATCGTTTCTATTGATGATTTAAGAGTTTATAGAGATATACTTTGTGGACCAATAATATTCACTCATTTTATAGTGAAAAGATTAGAAGCATTTAAAAATGATAAATTATATTCATCTGATGAGTTAGATCATTTAGGGTTATATTTAGAAAAAAATTGCTACTCTGATGACGTGAATAAAGTTGAAAATAATAAAATCATTCTTCCTTTAGGTTACAGAAATAGAATTGATGAATATTATTTTAATCTTCTCTGTAAAAGTAATAATACTATACCTCCTTCTCAAAACCTTCCTATCACGTTAAAAAATTTATTAGATATTTTAGAGAAAGAAGCAAAACCAGGATTTATTTGGGTTGGACATCATCTCTTAGATTTTGATAATTCTACTAGAATTCTAATATCTAACAAGATAGCAGACATTACTATGTTACAAATTAGTCAAGGAATAATTAGACCATTTACAATTTTAAGTGAAATAAGTTTTTCATTTGTCATATTAACACCAAATATCAATCTATCTTCAAATTTTATTCCTAAAGATTATGCATTATCCAATATGTTGATACAAAAAAAAGAAGAATCTTTGCTACTTATAATGAATATAAACAAACTTAATCAAATTAGTAGTTGTGAATTTTTTTTCCTTTCAAACAAAGATCTTAATGATGGGTATTCTGAAAAAATTAAAAATGATGTTAAACTTTTAATACAACAAAGAATAAATACATATTTTAATATAAATAAATTAGGTAGGAATGACAAATGCCCTTGTGGAAGCGGAAAAAAATATAAAAAATGTCATATCAATTCAGTGAATGAAAATTAA
- a CDS encoding helix-turn-helix transcriptional regulator: MNTKNENISAREALKNVYENTTFGEFVKAMRECDEVSQTDLAKKLKVSRQFINAVEMGKSMISIQMSIRIATALGYPHETFVKFYLNDMLKKAGINKTVELKEKNVA, translated from the coding sequence ATGAATACTAAAAATGAAAATATTTCTGCAAGAGAAGCGCTAAAAAATGTGTACGAAAATACAACGTTTGGTGAGTTTGTAAAAGCAATGCGTGAGTGCGACGAAGTGTCACAAACAGATCTAGCAAAAAAGTTAAAAGTTTCGAGACAATTTATAAATGCAGTTGAAATGGGCAAATCAATGATCAGCATACAAATGTCGATCAGAATTGCGACAGCACTCGGATATCCACACGAAACATTTGTTAAATTTTATTTAAACGACATGCTTAAAAAAGCAGGAATCAACAAAACTGTTGAGCTTAAAGAAAAAAATGTTGCATAA
- a CDS encoding transposase: protein MLRKDASAKLRYLKRCQRFAQRKQSKNKKYHALPKAKQEKKLHIKVTNMRQDYLHMESTKIAKKFSPIVVGDAPCKPMNRIKKLSGISLDSGIGMFKSMLKNKAVRAASTYKEFSERDSSRTCSKCR, encoded by the coding sequence ATTTTAAGAAAAGATGCTTCAGCAAAACTTCGGTATTTAAAAAGATGCCAAAGGTTTGCTCAAAGGAAGCAATCGAAAAATAAAAAATACCATGCATTGCCAAAAGCAAAACAAGAAAAAAAACTTCATATAAAAGTGACAAATATGAGACAAGACTATTTGCATATGGAATCAACAAAAATTGCTAAGAAATTCTCCCCCATTGTCGTTGGTGATGCCCCCTGTAAGCCCATGAATCGTATTAAAAAGCTATCAGGAATATCATTAGACTCAGGGATTGGAATGTTTAAATCAATGTTGAAGAACAAAGCCGTTAGAGCTGCTTCAACCTACAAAGAATTTTCAGAAAGAGATTCAAGCCGGACGTGTTCAAAATGTAGGTAG